One Fibrobacter sp. UWB16 DNA window includes the following coding sequences:
- a CDS encoding MFS transporter has protein sequence MQLGLFIHFQRWITFNSEGARFFWLSLLLQFAMFSPSIIMMHVASYFAGRFPKSKVMGWTSIGMAISVLLIAFFFGDRLDFGAFAFLFLYGIFLSIFNPAKIGLMKEITDGNDLVKINAKHLIFMALGITIISFLTFDYSPNDSSTISYSLLPFILSAVGLFAAISSFCIRVCKPNKFVKLRSPMRNFSSTWSNPMLKLSMLGIAAFWSVTQFLIMISQNMTGTQSTTLFQWTFIFTGIGYIIGAISAAKSSKNFVETGLIPLAAIASSITMIVTPFINNQYVLAFLYAFIAFWAGSAFVVLRTVIQNVTRPDTSGRIHAVSFMIQMSFLFILLGFQVILFLMTELSLHKQMFFLAVILALTFVFTLKRTPMTLLRAGLRFAFSYVFRYKVKVHGIQNMPESGPLLLVGPHFSFIDWAVLQMASPRTLLIASNRNTFADWYLRWFSHGKSVININRRDPSEAMEKIHEALLKGEAVVIFPEGEVSKTPFVSKFSLDYSKAIEGTNAQLVPFYIQGLWGSRYSHASECVNRPQYFNRVISVGFGKAMPATTPENVIRKDLQNLGTDIWNMAMDHSASIIPLWYRAMRKRRSRPILIDPAGRHVNGYEMIRLCHYFGKKIKSLTKNDQNVGFMLPTSRDAALGIMSILGCGKTTVNLNYTSPVDTLIGCIDKAELSTIVTSRAFFDKLCGKNADFKQLAEKCQMFYIDEEEQKISTFCRLLESFIVLTFPKKLLRDFWFTTSKLTDDAVILFSSGSEGTPKGVELTHKNVISNAQQGDHVIRLCRTDVMTSLLPLFHSFGFTMTFMMPLLDGVPMVLCPDPTDIKTLARVCAEYKATILMGTPTFLRAIAINRWVHPMCLDSLRYVIAGAEKLRPEMRETFKLKFGKDIYEGYGCTELTPLATLNAPNVLLDDFLTMEKCCDHTSIGMVVPGSTGAIINPETNEFLAPGEEGMLVITGPQVMKGYLRDEAKTDAVIFEVDGRRWYKTGDKCTITEDGFVKILGRYSRFAKLGGEMISLTAVELRIAETGIMGEHEFAITAVPDSVKGERIVLLVKGDATLDTEEISRSLRKSGIPPLMQPGSVFCVEAIPKLGSGKWDFNGMKKLATELVEKK, from the coding sequence ATGCAACTGGGTTTATTCATCCATTTCCAAAGATGGATAACCTTCAACTCCGAAGGCGCTAGGTTTTTCTGGCTGAGCCTACTACTCCAGTTCGCCATGTTCTCGCCGAGCATCATCATGATGCATGTGGCAAGTTACTTCGCCGGCCGTTTTCCCAAGAGCAAGGTCATGGGTTGGACCTCCATCGGCATGGCTATCTCCGTTTTGCTCATCGCATTCTTCTTTGGCGATAGACTCGACTTTGGCGCGTTTGCATTCCTGTTCCTGTACGGCATTTTCCTCTCGATTTTCAATCCGGCCAAAATCGGCCTCATGAAAGAAATCACCGACGGGAACGACCTCGTGAAAATCAACGCCAAGCACTTGATTTTCATGGCGCTCGGCATCACGATTATATCCTTCCTCACATTTGACTACAGCCCGAACGACAGCTCAACCATTAGCTACTCGCTCCTCCCGTTCATCCTCTCGGCTGTTGGACTTTTCGCTGCGATTTCGTCGTTCTGCATCCGCGTATGCAAGCCGAACAAGTTCGTGAAGCTTCGCTCCCCCATGCGTAATTTCTCTTCGACCTGGTCGAACCCGATGCTCAAGCTCTCGATGCTCGGTATTGCCGCTTTCTGGAGCGTGACGCAGTTCCTCATCATGATTTCGCAGAACATGACGGGCACGCAAAGCACGACACTTTTCCAGTGGACGTTCATCTTCACCGGAATCGGCTACATCATTGGTGCCATCAGTGCCGCAAAGTCTTCCAAGAACTTCGTAGAAACAGGCCTTATCCCGCTTGCCGCCATTGCCTCTTCTATCACGATGATTGTTACGCCGTTCATCAATAACCAGTACGTCCTTGCGTTCCTCTACGCATTCATCGCCTTCTGGGCAGGCTCCGCATTCGTTGTCCTCCGCACGGTCATCCAGAACGTCACGCGCCCTGACACCTCGGGCCGCATCCACGCCGTCTCGTTCATGATCCAGATGAGCTTCCTGTTCATCTTGCTCGGCTTCCAAGTCATCCTCTTCCTCATGACCGAACTCAGCCTCCACAAGCAGATGTTCTTCCTCGCCGTAATCCTAGCCCTCACGTTCGTGTTCACGCTCAAGCGCACCCCGATGACGCTCCTCCGCGCAGGGCTCCGCTTTGCATTCTCATACGTGTTCCGCTATAAGGTCAAGGTCCACGGCATCCAGAACATGCCCGAATCCGGCCCGCTCCTTTTGGTGGGTCCGCACTTTAGCTTCATCGACTGGGCCGTGCTCCAGATGGCATCTCCGCGCACGCTCCTCATCGCAAGCAACAGGAACACGTTTGCAGATTGGTACTTGCGCTGGTTCTCTCACGGCAAGTCGGTCATCAACATCAACCGCCGCGACCCCAGCGAAGCCATGGAAAAAATCCACGAAGCGCTATTGAAGGGCGAAGCGGTGGTCATCTTCCCCGAAGGCGAAGTTTCCAAGACGCCATTTGTTTCCAAGTTCTCGCTCGACTACAGCAAGGCAATTGAAGGCACTAACGCTCAGCTCGTCCCGTTCTACATACAAGGTCTCTGGGGCAGCCGCTACAGCCACGCCTCCGAATGCGTGAACCGTCCGCAGTATTTCAACCGCGTCATCAGCGTAGGCTTTGGCAAGGCCATGCCCGCCACCACGCCCGAAAACGTCATCCGCAAGGATCTGCAAAACTTGGGCACGGATATTTGGAACATGGCTATGGACCATTCCGCAAGTATCATTCCGCTCTGGTACCGTGCAATGCGCAAGCGCCGTTCCCGCCCGATTTTGATTGATCCCGCCGGCCGCCACGTGAACGGCTACGAGATGATTCGCCTCTGCCACTACTTCGGCAAAAAAATCAAGTCGCTCACCAAGAATGACCAGAATGTAGGCTTCATGCTCCCCACAAGCCGCGACGCAGCCCTCGGCATTATGTCCATCCTCGGTTGCGGAAAGACGACGGTCAACTTGAACTACACCTCGCCCGTCGACACGCTTATCGGCTGCATTGACAAGGCTGAACTTTCGACAATTGTCACGTCCCGAGCCTTCTTTGACAAGCTCTGCGGCAAGAACGCCGACTTCAAGCAGCTTGCCGAAAAATGCCAGATGTTCTACATCGACGAAGAAGAACAGAAAATCAGCACATTCTGCCGTCTGCTCGAATCGTTCATCGTCTTAACGTTCCCCAAGAAACTTTTGAGAGATTTCTGGTTCACCACGTCTAAGTTAACCGATGATGCCGTTATCTTGTTCAGTTCCGGTTCTGAAGGTACGCCGAAGGGTGTAGAACTCACGCACAAGAACGTGATTTCCAACGCCCAGCAAGGAGACCACGTCATCAGGCTTTGCCGCACCGACGTGATGACATCGCTCCTCCCGCTGTTCCATTCGTTTGGCTTTACGATGACATTCATGATGCCGCTTTTGGACGGTGTGCCGATGGTGCTCTGCCCCGACCCGACCGACATCAAGACTCTTGCCCGCGTATGCGCCGAATACAAGGCAACCATCCTCATGGGCACCCCGACGTTCCTCCGCGCCATCGCCATCAACCGCTGGGTACACCCTATGTGCCTCGACTCTTTGCGCTACGTGATTGCCGGTGCCGAAAAGCTCCGCCCCGAAATGCGCGAAACGTTCAAGCTCAAGTTCGGCAAGGACATTTACGAAGGTTACGGTTGCACGGAACTCACGCCGCTTGCCACGCTCAACGCCCCGAACGTTTTGCTGGACGACTTCTTGACGATGGAAAAGTGCTGCGACCACACGAGCATCGGCATGGTCGTCCCGGGTTCAACAGGCGCCATTATTAACCCCGAGACAAACGAATTCTTGGCTCCAGGTGAAGAAGGCATGCTCGTCATCACAGGCCCGCAAGTCATGAAGGGTTACCTCCGCGATGAAGCTAAAACTGATGCCGTCATTTTTGAAGTCGATGGGCGTCGCTGGTACAAGACCGGAGACAAGTGTACCATCACCGAAGACGGCTTCGTCAAGATTCTCGGCCGCTACAGCCGCTTTGCAAAGCTCGGCGGCGAAATGATTTCGCTTACCGCTGTGGAACTCCGCATTGCAGAAACGGGCATCATGGGCGAACATGAATTCGCCATTACCGCAGTTCCGGATTCAGTCAAGGGCGAACGCATCGTGCTCCTCGTCAAGGGCGACGCAACGCTTGACACCGAAGAAATCTCGAGAAGCCTCCGCAAGTCGGGCATTCCGCCACTCATGCAGCCGGGTTCCGTGTTCTGCGTTGAAGCCATCCCGAAGCTCGGCAGTGGCAAGTGGGACTTCAACGGAATGAAGAAGCTCGCCACGGAATTAGTCGAAAAGAAGTAA
- a CDS encoding RidA family protein, translated as MSQIVSKFQELGLTLPACPAPVAAYVPATRFGDTIIVSGQLPSVKGDFSAFTGIVPNQISVEKAKEAAQICFLNNIAAALTQLKAGETLRLVQIQGFVQSANDFHDQPIVLNGASELAVQILGENGKHARTAVGVSTLPKNVAVEISCTFQAIAE; from the coding sequence ATGAGTCAAATTGTCTCTAAATTCCAAGAATTGGGGCTGACGCTCCCCGCCTGCCCCGCACCGGTTGCCGCTTATGTTCCGGCAACGCGCTTTGGCGATACGATTATTGTTTCTGGGCAGTTGCCGTCTGTGAAGGGAGACTTTTCCGCCTTTACCGGTATTGTTCCGAACCAGATTTCTGTGGAAAAAGCTAAGGAAGCGGCACAGATTTGCTTCTTGAACAACATTGCCGCAGCCCTCACGCAGTTGAAAGCCGGCGAAACACTCCGCCTCGTTCAGATCCAGGGTTTTGTGCAGTCCGCAAACGATTTTCACGACCAGCCGATTGTGCTGAATGGCGCTAGCGAACTTGCCGTACAGATTCTCGGAGAAAATGGAAAGCATGCACGTACGGCTGTTGGCGTTTCGACGCTCCCGAAGAACGTCGCCGTCGAAATCAGTTGCACGTTCCAGGCAATCGCAGAGTAA